In Bradyrhizobium sp. 170, the DNA window GGATCATCTCGATCGCGGCCGGGCTGGGTGTCGTCCTCGGCGGCATTTTCCTGATGCCGGCGGTCACCTCGCTGGTCGCGAGCGTGTTCGTCGATGACGTCGCCGAACATGTCGAGCGTGAGCATTATCCGGCGGAGCGTCCCGGTGACGCGCTGCCGCTCGGCGTCGCGATCCCGGAAGGCATCAAGACGGCGCTGCTGACCATTTTGGTCTATCTGATCGCGCTGCCCTTCGTGCTGTTCGCGGGCGCCGGCTTTCTGATCTTCTTCGTCGCTACCGCCTGGCTGCTCGGCCGTGAATACTTCGAACTCGCGGCGATGCGTTTTCGATCACCGGCCGAAGCCAAGGCGATGCGCAAGGACAATGCCGCGACCGTGTTCACCGCGGGCCTGTTCATCGCGGCCTTCGTGTCGATCCCGATCGTCAATCTGGCAACGCCGCTATTCGGCATGGCCTTCATGGTTCACATGCACAAGCGGCTGTCCGGCCCGAGGCCCGAGCTGATCGAGCCGGCAAGGAAGACGGGAATGCCGGTAGCTTGAGCTCGTCATTGCGAGCGAAGCGAAGCAATCCACCTCGCCGCGCGGGGATGGATTGATTGCTTCGTCGCTTCGCTCCCTTGCGCAAACGCTTCGCGTTTGTCACAGGCAATGACGGCGTTGGGATCGCGCCGCGCCCCCTACACCGTCTTTTCCGGCCAGCGGCAGAGATCGTTGATCAGACACACCTCGCAGCGCGGCTTGCGCGCCAGGCAGGTGTAGCGCCCGTGCAGGATCAGCCAGTGATGGGCATGCAGCATGAACTCGGGCGGGATCACTTTTTCCAGTCCGAGCTCGACCTCGAGCACGTTATTGCCCGGCGCCAGCCCCGTGCGGTTGCCGACGCGGAACACATGCGTATCCACCGCCATGGTGTGCTCGCCATAGGCCATGTTGAGTACGACATTGGCGGTCTTGCG includes these proteins:
- a CDS encoding sulfate transporter family protein; this encodes MLDAAVKAISQILSPPMRTILWRSIGLALVLITVLAVGLQRALSWFAEYGEGWAEAMLGPGFHTTLNILSWIISIAAGLGVVLGGIFLMPAVTSLVASVFVDDVAEHVEREHYPAERPGDALPLGVAIPEGIKTALLTILVYLIALPFVLFAGAGFLIFFVATAWLLGREYFELAAMRFRSPAEAKAMRKDNAATVFTAGLFIAAFVSIPIVNLATPLFGMAFMVHMHKRLSGPRPELIEPARKTGMPVA